One stretch of Priestia megaterium DNA includes these proteins:
- a CDS encoding S8 family peptidase yields MTRQPLQVKLIPYTIESIIDSTNETPKGVSLIQAPAIWEESNQGEGIVIAVIDTGVDTNHPDLKDCIIGGRNFTSDHSGDSSVFEDNNGHGTHVSGTIAAALNNEGVVGVAPKAKILSLKVLTGEGSGNYEWIIDAINYAVEWRGPNNERARVISMSLGGPQDVPELHEAVQNAVNKDVSVVVAAGNEGDDREETFEYSYPGSYNEVIQVGAVDSSLSLAPFTNVNEEVDLVAPGVNIISTFLEGKYATLSGTSMATPHVAGALALLINLCEKEFGRSLIEAEIYAQLVRRTLPLGHRKSSEGNGFLMLDLVEKIHDIINVARINPSK; encoded by the coding sequence ATGACTCGACAACCGTTACAAGTCAAATTAATTCCTTACACAATTGAGTCGATTATCGACTCAACAAACGAAACGCCTAAAGGAGTAAGCTTAATTCAAGCGCCTGCTATTTGGGAAGAGAGCAACCAAGGAGAAGGCATTGTAATTGCAGTTATCGACACTGGTGTTGACACCAATCATCCTGACTTAAAAGATTGTATTATCGGAGGAAGAAATTTCACTTCGGATCATAGCGGAGATTCTTCTGTATTTGAAGATAATAATGGGCACGGCACTCACGTGTCTGGTACCATTGCTGCTGCGCTCAACAATGAAGGGGTAGTAGGAGTAGCACCCAAAGCAAAAATTCTAAGCTTAAAAGTACTTACCGGTGAAGGATCCGGAAATTACGAATGGATTATTGATGCTATTAACTACGCCGTCGAATGGCGGGGCCCTAACAATGAGCGAGCACGAGTGATTTCCATGTCACTCGGCGGACCACAAGACGTTCCAGAACTTCACGAAGCTGTTCAAAACGCTGTGAATAAAGACGTTTCTGTTGTTGTTGCAGCTGGAAATGAAGGTGATGACCGTGAAGAAACCTTTGAATATTCATATCCGGGAAGTTATAACGAAGTCATTCAAGTAGGAGCTGTAGACAGCAGCTTAAGTTTAGCTCCTTTTACCAATGTCAATGAAGAAGTGGACTTAGTCGCACCGGGAGTTAACATCATCTCTACTTTTTTAGAAGGTAAATATGCGACTCTTTCAGGAACTTCAATGGCAACTCCCCACGTGGCTGGAGCTTTAGCTCTATTAATTAACTTATGTGAGAAGGAATTTGGCCGGTCTTTAATTGAAGCTGAAATCTATGCTCAACTTGTAAGAAGGACGCTTCCTCTTGGACATCGAAAAAGCTCTGAAGGAAACGGATTTCTCATGCTCGATTTGGTAGAAAAAATACATGATATTATTAACGTAGCCCGTATCAACCCTAGTAAGTAA
- the folP gene encoding dihydropteroate synthase → MSTLTSQSVIKCGKYELNYADRTLIMGILNVNPDSFSDGGKYYDVDKAVAHAEEMVKQGADIIDIGGESTRPGYTRISDEEEIKRIVPVISEVAKRVEVPISVDTYKSEVAKHALEAGAHIINDIWGAKADPKMAQVAADYNVPIILMHNRHEPNYTNLITDMISDLEESISIAKAAGVRDDQIILDPGVGFGKTAAHNVEAIQHLDQLTNIGYPVLLATSRKGFIGQIVDAPPTERMEGTAATVYAGITQGVQMVRVHDVLEIKRFIKMADVLVGKHIFQFQ, encoded by the coding sequence GTGTCAACTTTAACATCTCAATCCGTCATTAAATGCGGAAAGTATGAGCTGAATTATGCGGACCGTACGCTTATTATGGGGATTTTAAACGTAAACCCGGATTCATTTTCAGATGGCGGAAAGTACTACGATGTAGATAAAGCGGTTGCTCATGCTGAGGAAATGGTGAAGCAAGGAGCAGACATCATTGATATCGGAGGAGAATCAACTCGTCCTGGTTATACAAGAATTAGCGATGAAGAAGAGATTAAACGGATTGTGCCCGTTATTTCTGAAGTGGCTAAGCGCGTAGAGGTGCCGATTTCTGTAGATACATACAAGTCGGAAGTGGCCAAGCATGCGCTAGAAGCAGGAGCACATATTATTAACGATATATGGGGCGCAAAGGCTGATCCCAAAATGGCTCAAGTTGCAGCTGACTATAATGTTCCTATTATTTTAATGCATAACCGCCATGAGCCCAATTATACAAATCTGATTACAGATATGATAAGTGATTTGGAAGAAAGCATATCAATTGCAAAAGCTGCAGGAGTTCGAGATGATCAAATTATTTTAGATCCAGGCGTTGGCTTTGGAAAAACGGCTGCGCATAATGTAGAAGCAATTCAGCATCTAGATCAGCTGACAAATATAGGCTATCCTGTGCTGCTTGCTACATCTCGCAAAGGATTTATTGGACAAATAGTTGATGCTCCTCCTACGGAAAGAATGGAAGGAACCGCAGCTACTGTATATGCAGGGATTACACAAGGTGTTCAAATGGTTCGAGTTCATGACGTATTAGAAATCAAACGCTTTATAAAGATGGCGGATGTACTTGTAGGAAAACATATCTTTCAATTTCAATAA
- a CDS encoding ABC transporter ATP-binding protein, whose product MIELVNIHKSYHLGKEEVPILKDINLKIYDGEFVAIMGPSGSGKSTLMNIIGCLDRASSGSYLLNEQEISTYSDEQLAKVRNIHIGFVFQQFQLLPRLTAVENVELPMVYAGVTRKERQARAEAALEKVGLSERMKHLPSELSGGQKQRVAIARSIVNNPTLILADEPTGALDTKTSADIMEQFSKLNADGTTVVVITHEPEVAEYTSRTVIVRDGKVLSHSDKENDSL is encoded by the coding sequence ATGATTGAGCTTGTGAATATTCATAAAAGTTATCATCTTGGCAAAGAGGAAGTGCCAATTTTAAAAGATATTAATTTGAAGATTTATGATGGGGAATTTGTTGCGATTATGGGACCTTCTGGCTCTGGTAAATCAACGCTAATGAACATTATCGGATGTTTAGACCGTGCGTCTTCAGGGTCCTATTTATTAAATGAACAAGAAATCTCCACTTATAGTGATGAGCAGCTTGCAAAAGTAAGAAATATTCATATCGGTTTTGTTTTTCAGCAATTTCAGCTGTTGCCGCGTTTAACAGCGGTAGAAAACGTAGAGCTTCCAATGGTATATGCCGGTGTAACGCGTAAGGAAAGACAAGCCAGAGCAGAAGCTGCGCTTGAAAAAGTAGGGCTGAGTGAGCGGATGAAACATTTACCGAGCGAGTTATCAGGAGGGCAAAAGCAGCGCGTTGCTATTGCTCGTTCTATTGTTAATAATCCGACGCTTATTTTAGCGGATGAACCAACAGGAGCTCTAGATACAAAAACAAGTGCTGATATTATGGAACAATTTTCTAAACTTAATGCAGATGGCACAACAGTGGTAGTTATTACCCATGAACCTGAAGTGGCAGAATACACATCGCGTACAGTTATCGTTCGTGACGGTAAAGTGCTAAGTCATAGCGATAAGGAGAACGATAGCTTATGA
- a CDS encoding ABC transporter permease — protein sequence MSLIENIRMALSSVLAHKMRSILTMLGIIIGVAAVIIVVAIGQGGEQMIKSEITGASNTVDVYYQPPEDEMQADDLSMTGEPIFTDDDIKALSTIPGVKNVVASSSMGMGIRYRDKESDTTVNAINEGYIEVNQLEVSKGRMLDSSDFLSGNRVGVITSDMKKELFDKKEALGQVVWVQGQPIKIIGVTKKATGFLAFEIPTIYIPNNTYKSSFGKLDYTNLSVQAKSSDQLKKVGNDATDLLNNLHDAEDAYQVQNLEEIADSIGNVTRIMTTIIGSIAGISLLVGGIGVMNIMLVSVTERTREIGIRKALGASKRQILTQFLIESITLTLIGGLLGIGLGAGGAALVSVFAGWPSLISWQVVLGGVLFSMTIGIVFGMLPANKAAKLDPIEALRYE from the coding sequence ATGAGTTTGATAGAAAATATTCGCATGGCTCTCTCTTCGGTTCTTGCTCATAAAATGCGCTCTATTTTGACGATGCTTGGTATTATCATTGGCGTAGCGGCTGTTATTATCGTTGTAGCCATTGGTCAAGGCGGAGAACAAATGATTAAGTCGGAAATAACAGGAGCAAGCAATACAGTTGATGTATACTATCAGCCTCCTGAAGACGAGATGCAAGCTGATGACCTTTCAATGACGGGTGAGCCCATCTTTACAGACGATGATATTAAAGCTCTTTCGACTATTCCCGGAGTGAAGAATGTGGTGGCTTCTAGCTCAATGGGAATGGGGATAAGATATAGAGACAAGGAATCTGATACGACTGTTAATGCTATTAACGAAGGATATATTGAAGTTAATCAGCTGGAAGTTTCAAAAGGAAGAATGTTAGACAGCTCTGACTTTTTATCAGGTAATCGAGTAGGTGTTATCACAAGCGATATGAAAAAAGAGCTATTTGATAAAAAAGAAGCCCTTGGACAAGTAGTGTGGGTTCAAGGACAGCCTATCAAAATTATTGGTGTGACAAAAAAGGCAACGGGCTTTTTAGCATTTGAAATACCAACCATTTATATTCCGAATAATACGTATAAATCAAGCTTCGGTAAGCTCGATTACACAAACCTTAGTGTTCAAGCAAAAAGCTCTGATCAACTAAAAAAAGTAGGCAATGACGCAACGGATTTGTTAAATAATTTGCATGATGCGGAAGATGCTTACCAAGTGCAGAACTTAGAAGAAATAGCAGATAGCATTGGAAATGTAACGCGAATTATGACAACGATTATTGGATCGATTGCAGGCATTTCCCTGCTTGTTGGCGGGATTGGCGTTATGAACATTATGCTGGTTTCTGTAACGGAACGTACAAGAGAAATTGGTATTCGTAAAGCATTGGGGGCATCTAAAAGACAAATTCTAACTCAGTTTTTGATTGAATCCATTACCCTCACGTTAATTGGTGGTTTGCTTGGAATTGGCCTCGGCGCGGGCGGGGCAGCTCTTGTTTCGGTATTTGCTGGCTGGCCGTCATTAATTTCGTGGCAAGTAGTACTTGGAGGAGTGTTGTTTTCCATGACGATTGGCATTGTATTCGGCATGCTTCCTGCAAACAAAGCGGCGAAGCTAGATCCAATCGAAGCATTAAGATATGAATAA
- a CDS encoding ABC transporter permease, translating to MSSLSLIFTIVFVFIALFLSKSFRIGLQKDIIIASIRAAVQLLVIGYVLSFIFDANHPAFMILILFLMLTVASQNVVKKKKQGFKAFLRVFITLFIVEILTQSIMLGLHIIPATPRYVIPVSGMIIGNSMILANLFLNRLDAEVNRRREEIQLILALGGTPKQAIHSILNVAIKASMIPTVESQKTIGLVQLPGMMTGQIIGGADPIQAVKFQLLIVFTILASATLSCVILSRLTYPTLFNSYQQLIREHT from the coding sequence ATGAGTTCACTTTCACTGATTTTTACCATTGTTTTTGTTTTTATTGCTCTTTTTTTATCAAAATCTTTTCGTATAGGACTCCAAAAAGACATTATCATTGCTAGTATTCGAGCTGCCGTTCAGCTGTTAGTGATAGGATATGTTTTATCTTTTATCTTTGATGCAAATCACCCTGCTTTTATGATTCTCATTTTATTCCTTATGCTGACGGTCGCTTCCCAAAACGTGGTAAAGAAAAAAAAGCAGGGATTCAAGGCCTTTTTACGCGTATTTATCACTCTTTTTATTGTAGAAATCTTGACTCAAAGCATTATGCTCGGCCTACATATTATCCCTGCTACTCCGCGATATGTCATTCCCGTCAGCGGTATGATTATTGGAAATTCGATGATTCTTGCCAATTTATTTTTAAATCGGTTAGATGCTGAAGTAAATAGAAGACGAGAAGAAATTCAATTGATTCTGGCGCTAGGCGGCACTCCCAAACAAGCTATTCATAGCATTTTAAATGTTGCAATCAAAGCTAGCATGATTCCTACTGTAGAAAGTCAAAAAACAATTGGACTCGTTCAGCTTCCGGGTATGATGACAGGCCAGATTATTGGAGGGGCAGATCCGATACAAGCTGTCAAATTCCAGCTGCTTATCGTTTTTACTATTCTAGCGTCTGCTACGCTTTCCTGCGTCATCTTAAGCCGATTAACATACCCTACTCTTTTTAATAGCTATCAGCAGCTTATCCGTGAGCATACATAA
- a CDS encoding efflux RND transporter periplasmic adaptor subunit, producing the protein MKKGIIITAVAVVIVAVIGINVYRAQSVSGKAVNVHVANIKEKKLRNTVMVPGTLKLADEQYVYFDAEKGEVERFHVTEGSRVQQGTSLVTYESDALDLEQEQNKLEKKSSQLQIDSVSKHLSNLNKKQKELEKEMSKQEARDQIDTERTQLNLDLETAKIDLERNKLEAKSIAKKERNLDVASDINGTVLEVDKEAVNNTSDVQKPLIHIGNTDEYLATGVLSEYDALKIKTGQAVKITSDVLPDKEWAGSVKQIDYLPQQQASAEAGNDAANQYPVEVKVDDQNITMIKPGFKLLLEIETSSKKASSLPIKAVVNEDGEKYVYVVKDKKAVRKEVKIGETTNKFIEIKSGVSSKDKVITNPTKNLTDGAEVTVQ; encoded by the coding sequence ATGAAAAAAGGGATAATTATTACAGCTGTAGCAGTTGTTATTGTTGCGGTTATTGGGATTAACGTATATCGTGCACAAAGTGTAAGTGGGAAAGCAGTCAATGTTCACGTAGCAAATATAAAGGAAAAAAAGTTAAGAAATACAGTTATGGTTCCGGGTACGTTAAAGCTTGCTGATGAACAATATGTCTATTTTGATGCTGAAAAAGGCGAGGTTGAACGATTCCACGTAACAGAAGGTTCTCGTGTACAGCAGGGAACCTCTCTTGTAACGTACGAAAGCGATGCGCTTGATTTAGAGCAAGAACAAAACAAGTTAGAAAAAAAATCCAGTCAGCTGCAAATTGACTCAGTAAGCAAACATCTTTCCAATTTAAATAAAAAACAAAAAGAATTGGAAAAAGAAATGAGTAAGCAAGAAGCGAGAGATCAAATCGATACAGAGCGTACGCAGCTCAATCTCGATTTAGAAACGGCTAAAATTGATTTAGAACGAAACAAACTAGAAGCCAAATCAATTGCTAAAAAAGAACGTAATTTAGACGTAGCGAGTGATATTAATGGGACGGTGCTAGAAGTAGATAAAGAAGCGGTTAATAACACAAGTGACGTTCAAAAACCGCTTATACATATTGGTAATACCGATGAATACTTAGCTACTGGCGTACTGTCTGAGTATGATGCATTAAAAATTAAAACCGGTCAAGCTGTTAAAATTACATCAGATGTGCTGCCTGATAAAGAATGGGCAGGGAGCGTCAAACAAATTGACTATCTACCTCAGCAGCAGGCATCAGCAGAAGCCGGCAATGATGCGGCTAATCAATATCCAGTTGAAGTAAAAGTAGATGACCAGAATATCACGATGATTAAGCCGGGATTTAAGCTGCTGCTTGAAATTGAAACAAGCAGTAAAAAAGCTTCATCTTTGCCGATAAAAGCAGTTGTAAATGAAGACGGAGAAAAATATGTATATGTAGTGAAAGATAAAAAGGCGGTTCGTAAGGAAGTAAAGATTGGAGAAACAACAAATAAATTTATTGAAATAAAAAGCGGCGTATCTTCTAAGGACAAAGTCATTACAAATCCTACAAAGAACTTAACTGACGGTGCGGAAGTGACTGTTCAATGA
- a CDS encoding ABC transporter ATP-binding protein — translation MNTFNSIPAITFTDVHKTFKDKEHSVLKGISGTVMQGSLVMMVGPSGSGKSTLLSMCNLLSAPDEGIIEVYGKDISKWNISDLRKKVGIAFQTAPVIDGTVRDNMMLVQKLHGKQDIMPEELCALTGLSPDLLEQDARDLSGGQRQRLSLARTLSNGSDLLLLDEITSALDATSAHEIEQLISHLHKEQNKTIIWVTHNLDQAKRLGEEVWLLMNGVIIEKAKTETFFHAPVKAETKQFIEGAFL, via the coding sequence ATGAACACGTTCAATTCAATACCTGCTATCACATTTACAGACGTTCATAAAACATTTAAGGATAAAGAACATAGTGTTTTAAAAGGCATATCCGGTACAGTGATGCAAGGCTCGCTCGTCATGATGGTAGGACCATCAGGATCCGGAAAAAGCACCCTTCTTTCCATGTGCAATTTACTTTCTGCACCTGATGAAGGAATTATTGAAGTATATGGAAAAGACATTAGCAAATGGAATATTTCTGATTTACGAAAAAAAGTGGGCATCGCTTTTCAAACAGCTCCTGTTATTGATGGAACAGTGCGAGATAATATGATGCTTGTTCAAAAACTGCATGGCAAACAGGATATTATGCCTGAAGAACTCTGTGCCTTAACCGGTCTTTCCCCTGACTTGTTAGAGCAGGATGCAAGAGATTTATCCGGTGGTCAAAGACAAAGGTTATCATTAGCCCGCACGCTGTCGAACGGATCTGACCTTTTACTTTTAGACGAAATCACTTCCGCTTTGGATGCCACTTCTGCTCATGAAATTGAACAGCTTATTTCTCATTTACATAAAGAGCAGAATAAAACGATTATTTGGGTTACCCATAATTTAGATCAAGCCAAACGTTTAGGAGAGGAAGTCTGGCTTTTAATGAACGGAGTGATTATAGAAAAAGCGAAGACAGAGACTTTTTTTCATGCTCCTGTAAAAGCTGAAACAAAACAATTTATTGAAGGAGCCTTTCTATGA
- a CDS encoding zinc-dependent alcohol dehydrogenase translates to MKAVTYQGPNQVKVAEVEDAKLEKKDDIVIKITSTAICGSDLHLYQGSMPLPHGYIIGHEPMGIVEEVGPDVTKVKKGDRVIIPFNVACGQCAYCKEDLTSQCDNSNPHYDSGGYFGYTEKFGNHPGGQAEYLKVPFGNFTPFVIPESCELEDESLLFLSDVLPTAYWSVEHADVKKGDNVIVLGCGPVGLMAQKFAWMKGAKRVIAVDHVPYRMQHAKKMNAVEIFDFTEYPDMGEHLKEITKGGADVVIDCVGMDGKKSPLEYIEQKLKLQGGTLGPIQIATKAVRKCGTVQITGVYGSNYNSFPLGAFFARNVTLKMGQAPVIPVMPKLYDQIVKGEFDPKEIITHKVALEDAANAYKIFNDHQDNCIKVILKP, encoded by the coding sequence ATGAAAGCAGTAACATATCAAGGACCTAATCAGGTAAAAGTAGCAGAAGTGGAAGATGCTAAGTTAGAGAAGAAAGATGACATTGTCATTAAAATAACGTCAACGGCTATTTGTGGCTCTGATCTGCATTTATATCAAGGAAGCATGCCATTGCCTCACGGTTATATTATTGGTCATGAACCAATGGGAATTGTGGAAGAAGTAGGACCGGATGTTACAAAAGTAAAAAAAGGAGATCGCGTTATTATTCCGTTTAACGTAGCGTGCGGACAGTGTGCGTACTGTAAGGAGGATTTAACGAGCCAATGTGACAATTCTAATCCGCATTATGATTCTGGCGGTTATTTTGGATATACTGAAAAGTTTGGAAATCATCCAGGAGGTCAAGCTGAATATTTAAAAGTACCATTTGGGAATTTTACACCATTTGTTATCCCAGAGTCGTGTGAATTAGAAGACGAATCGCTTCTTTTTTTATCTGATGTGCTTCCAACTGCTTATTGGAGTGTTGAACATGCGGATGTTAAAAAAGGAGATAACGTTATCGTACTCGGCTGCGGGCCAGTGGGATTAATGGCTCAAAAGTTTGCTTGGATGAAAGGTGCCAAACGGGTTATTGCAGTAGATCATGTTCCATACCGAATGCAGCATGCAAAGAAAATGAATGCCGTAGAAATCTTTGATTTTACAGAATATCCAGATATGGGGGAGCATTTAAAAGAAATCACAAAAGGCGGAGCTGATGTGGTGATTGACTGTGTAGGTATGGATGGCAAAAAGTCCCCTCTTGAATACATTGAACAAAAATTAAAACTTCAAGGTGGAACGCTCGGACCTATTCAAATTGCGACAAAAGCCGTTCGTAAATGTGGAACCGTCCAAATCACCGGGGTATACGGAAGCAACTATAACAGTTTTCCGTTAGGAGCATTTTTTGCTCGAAATGTAACTCTCAAAATGGGGCAAGCTCCTGTCATTCCGGTTATGCCGAAATTATATGATCAAATTGTAAAAGGAGAATTCGATCCAAAAGAAATTATTACTCATAAAGTTGCTTTAGAAGACGCAGCTAATGCCTACAAAATTTTTAATGATCATCAAGATAACTGTATTAAAGTCATTTTAAAACCTTAA
- a CDS encoding Yip1 family protein yields the protein MSTEVNVSSEVQEKGKPSILGFITSPVVQFEKMKSSPVIWGPLLLILILTAATTILAVYTPQAQEALQQQKEAGIEVNSTFSMIGGAIGGVIAVVATLAFTSLILFLIAKLGTGKTTYRQMFSLNLFVTFITAIGQLINTGVAALAHISANVTSLNGMVGAKGAMGGVFTSIEIFSIWGLILTAVGLQKVANVSKAASIITVIILFILGAAISGVGGAASEALKGAGL from the coding sequence ATGAGCACAGAAGTCAATGTATCTTCGGAAGTCCAAGAGAAAGGAAAGCCTTCTATTCTTGGTTTTATTACGAGTCCGGTTGTACAGTTTGAGAAAATGAAAAGCAGCCCGGTCATCTGGGGACCTCTTTTACTTATCCTCATCTTAACAGCTGCAACAACGATTCTAGCCGTCTATACCCCTCAGGCACAAGAGGCCCTGCAACAGCAAAAAGAAGCTGGCATTGAAGTGAATTCAACATTTAGTATGATTGGCGGAGCGATTGGAGGAGTTATTGCAGTAGTTGCTACACTGGCATTCACAAGTTTGATTCTGTTTTTAATTGCAAAGTTAGGGACTGGAAAAACAACTTACCGCCAAATGTTTAGTTTGAATTTGTTTGTTACGTTCATCACAGCAATCGGTCAGCTAATTAATACGGGAGTAGCTGCACTAGCACATATTTCAGCTAATGTGACTTCGTTAAATGGAATGGTTGGTGCTAAAGGTGCTATGGGAGGAGTATTTACTTCCATTGAAATCTTTTCTATCTGGGGACTTATTCTGACAGCAGTAGGACTACAAAAAGTAGCAAATGTATCAAAAGCTGCTTCTATTATTACAGTGATTATTTTATTCATCTTAGGAGCGGCTATTTCAGGAGTTGGAGGAGCTGCTTCAGAAGCGCTTAAAGGAGCAGGATTGTAA
- the liaG gene encoding LiaG family protein has translation MKKILAFILVIGGTAVLFSTAFAPSSWSLSSFKTFKSEAALSSDIQHIQIDSPSISTTVVPQDRQDIKTKVEGKGKVDVKQNGDTLVVTYKKSPFQWLSIFSNTKVTIYIPKDYHHNLALTVGSGDLQVATHPEQALQLKDVSIKVGSGNASISNLMSTSLRTDVNSGDLQLSNVESQTAKFAVGSGEIKGTNYKGKLQARIGSGDLYMDFKKLEEAVSVDVGSGDAVLVLPKSAGFKVNGKVSSGDINNDFKLSNATVTEDVLKGKHGNGKYPIDVAVSSGELTLKSK, from the coding sequence GTGAAAAAAATATTGGCTTTTATTTTGGTGATAGGTGGTACGGCAGTCCTCTTTTCTACTGCGTTTGCGCCTTCCTCTTGGTCGTTAAGTTCATTCAAGACGTTCAAGTCTGAAGCGGCGTTATCAAGTGATATTCAACATATTCAAATCGACTCTCCAAGCATTAGTACAACTGTTGTTCCGCAAGATCGTCAAGATATTAAAACAAAAGTAGAAGGTAAAGGAAAAGTGGATGTAAAGCAAAATGGAGACACCCTAGTTGTCACGTATAAAAAAAGTCCCTTTCAATGGCTTTCTATTTTTTCAAACACAAAAGTAACAATCTACATTCCTAAAGATTATCACCATAACCTTGCGCTTACGGTAGGTTCCGGAGACCTTCAAGTTGCTACGCATCCTGAACAAGCGCTTCAACTGAAAGATGTTTCGATTAAAGTAGGTTCTGGAAATGCAAGCATTTCAAACTTGATGAGTACCTCTCTTCGTACGGATGTTAATTCTGGAGATTTACAGCTGAGTAATGTTGAAAGCCAAACGGCTAAATTTGCTGTAGGATCTGGGGAAATTAAAGGAACAAACTATAAAGGAAAACTTCAGGCGCGCATTGGATCTGGTGATCTTTATATGGATTTTAAAAAGCTAGAAGAGGCCGTTTCTGTAGATGTAGGATCTGGAGATGCCGTGTTGGTTCTTCCGAAAAGCGCTGGTTTTAAAGTGAATGGAAAAGTAAGCAGCGGTGATATAAACAATGACTTTAAGTTAAGCAATGCAACCGTAACAGAAGATGTATTAAAAGGAAAGCATGGAAATGGAAAATATCCTATTGATGTAGCTGTTTCAAGCGGAGAATTAACGTTAAAATCAAAATAA
- a CDS encoding homocysteine synthase, with the protein MSAKKPFRPETQAIHSGQQLDPATFSRAVPIYQTSSFGFKDTEHAASLFNLSEQGYIYTRIVNPTTDVFEQRIAELEGGVGALGVASGQSATTFSILNIASAGDEIVSASSLYGGTYNLFSSTLPKLGITVKFVNADNPENFRSAITSKTKAIYAESVGNPQGNVLDIEAVADIAHEHGIPLIIDNTVPSPYLLRPIDFGADIVVHSATKFLGGHGTAIGGVIVDSGKFDWEASGKFPDLTTPDPSYHGLVYTEAAGEAAYITKARVQLLRDIGAALSPFNSFLLLQGVETLHLRLERHSENALKVAKFLEQHELVEWVNYAGLPSHPSYSLVQKYLPKGQGAILTFGVRGGKNAAAKLIDSVQLFSHLANIGDSKSLIIHPASTTHQQLSQDEQKASGVTPELIRLSVGTEAIDDLLEDLDYALKASQKVNTTV; encoded by the coding sequence ATGTCTGCTAAGAAACCATTTCGTCCTGAAACACAAGCCATCCATTCTGGCCAACAGCTTGACCCAGCTACTTTTTCGCGTGCGGTACCTATTTATCAAACAAGCTCATTTGGATTTAAAGATACGGAGCATGCTGCATCTTTATTTAATTTAAGTGAACAAGGCTACATCTACACTCGAATTGTAAACCCTACTACGGACGTTTTTGAACAGCGAATTGCTGAGTTAGAAGGCGGAGTAGGTGCTCTAGGAGTAGCTTCGGGTCAGTCAGCTACTACCTTTTCCATTTTAAATATCGCTTCCGCAGGAGATGAAATTGTATCAGCAAGCAGTTTATATGGGGGAACATATAACCTCTTTTCGTCTACGCTTCCTAAACTGGGCATTACCGTCAAATTTGTAAACGCTGATAATCCAGAAAATTTTAGAAGTGCAATCACTTCCAAAACAAAGGCAATTTATGCTGAATCCGTTGGAAACCCGCAGGGAAATGTGCTAGACATCGAGGCAGTTGCAGACATTGCCCATGAACATGGAATTCCTCTTATTATTGATAATACTGTTCCAAGCCCTTACCTTCTTCGTCCCATCGATTTCGGAGCAGATATTGTCGTTCATTCTGCTACTAAGTTTCTTGGAGGACATGGAACAGCAATTGGCGGTGTTATCGTAGACAGTGGAAAATTTGATTGGGAAGCGAGCGGGAAATTTCCAGACTTAACAACTCCAGATCCAAGTTACCATGGCCTCGTATACACAGAAGCTGCTGGTGAAGCTGCTTATATTACAAAAGCGCGCGTTCAGCTTTTACGAGATATTGGAGCTGCTTTATCACCTTTTAATTCCTTTTTACTCCTTCAAGGGGTAGAAACACTCCATCTGCGATTAGAGCGTCACAGCGAAAACGCATTAAAGGTAGCGAAATTTTTAGAGCAGCATGAATTAGTAGAATGGGTAAATTATGCGGGGCTTCCTTCCCACCCTTCCTATTCTTTGGTACAAAAATACTTGCCTAAAGGACAAGGAGCAATTTTAACCTTTGGTGTAAGGGGAGGAAAAAACGCTGCGGCTAAGTTAATTGATTCGGTTCAGTTATTTTCTCATTTAGCCAATATCGGCGACTCTAAATCACTCATTATTCACCCGGCAAGCACCACTCATCAACAGCTATCTCAAGACGAACAAAAAGCTTCGGGTGTGACGCCAGAACTCATTCGTCTATCCGTTGGAACAGAAGCCATCGACGACCTTCTTGAAGATTTAGATTATGCCTTAAAAGCCAGCCAAAAAGTGAATACAACTGTTTAA